A genome region from Alicyclobacillus acidocaldarius subsp. acidocaldarius DSM 446 includes the following:
- the rnpA gene encoding ribonuclease P protein component, translating into MQSQHRLKDSRDFRRVFRKGKSFASGRLVLYYCDNRVARVRVGFSISRKVGKAVVRNRLKRLLRAIFQRQLDELCHRPVDIVVVCRANAADADFHDLEREVERLLKKAQLLPQEAGDERP; encoded by the coding sequence TTGCAGAGTCAGCATCGGCTCAAAGACAGCCGGGATTTCCGGCGCGTGTTTCGCAAGGGCAAGTCGTTTGCGAGCGGAAGGCTCGTGTTGTATTATTGCGACAATCGGGTAGCTCGGGTTCGCGTAGGATTTTCCATCAGCAGGAAAGTCGGTAAGGCGGTCGTCCGCAACCGCTTGAAGCGCCTGCTTCGGGCGATTTTTCAGCGTCAGTTGGACGAGCTTTGCCACCGGCCCGTGGACATCGTGGTGGTCTGCCGGGCAAACGCGGCGGACGCGGATTTTCACGATCTCGAGCGAGAAGTCGAGCGACTTCTGAAGAAAGCGCAATTGTTGCCGCAAGAAGCGGGAGATGAGCGTCCGTGA